Proteins from one Syngnathus scovelli strain Florida chromosome 9, RoL_Ssco_1.2, whole genome shotgun sequence genomic window:
- the si:ch211-1i11.3 gene encoding mitogen-activated protein kinase kinase kinase 5, producing MYTTERRRMSLRREPAALLQASAGSMWQDPLAMEMSARSSAAKNGVVSPRSRGRAVSVAYIANNREDEADVDAVDAATAASAPAERHLSLACLKEACADSRASFQSIPFERISMATTDVLDSFYNADVAVVEMNDSFCQASLFYHLGVRESFSMTNNIILYCYKEDTDLQAVKEQCGSYTFVPYVVSPQGKAFACDGTLMTGIKQLMQTTFQLDSLLTPLAERLTHLLNTVDVQSSEYFRESIRHDIRLARERFSGQALSQELSRIQMRLDSVELLTPDIVMNLLLSYRDIQDYDAMIKLVEMLNNLPMCLVARHQNIKFHYIFALNRRNQPGDRTKALEEVLPIVQSEGTVVSDVYCLCGRIYKDIFISSGFRDQLSRDQACYWYGKAFEAEPTLHSAINNVVLLMAAGHEFDTSIELRKKGVTLSTLLGRKGSLEKMKNYWDVGFYLGANILVNAHRKVIEASEKLYKLNAPLWYVASVMETYIVYRQFAKPPEVRSPKQDTMDFWMELLLQYCKPSVCTDRCPVLILEPTKVLQPAVVSVSEGNKSHTVQLKHVTPFKKGLHQWTFPAAAIRGVSVSKIDERSCFLYVHYNSDDFQLYFPSEQHCKNFCDLVNSLLQKAENASEDLNHHSEGILEYVYETNENGDKVVLGKGTYGIVYAGRDVSNQVRIAIKEIPEKDSTYSQPLHEEICLHKRLKHRNIVQYLGSISQDSFIKIFMEEVPGGSLSSLLRSKWGPLKDNEATVIFYTKQILEGLRYLHDNQIVHRDIKGDNVLINTYSGVLKISDFGTSKRLAGINPCTETFAGTLQYMAPEIIDQGPRGYGKPADIWSLGCTIIEMATGKTPFHELGSPQAAMFKVGMFKIHPKVPECMSAEAKSFIMNCFEPNPDDRATAADLLKDAFLRSSPRKKSRAPQECEPEDSSAGDYHRSLSVPVSIRVENTDSDSVDLSCSLDFRGTQLSVFKANHISESPPGNGRFLPVPEDSALDMSSPASTGENMGLFMLRKDSERRATLHRVLTDDVAKVVANILEALPEFERSSLTSDYITELVCCLRDNICSPDKKRLTGCLRDLRATLLSAAIPLNSLQAVLFSFQDAVKKVLRQEQVKPHWMFALDNLLRQAVQDAITVLLPELKLQLQSSFETEDRAPEDASAETKSAHQEATEPQRPMDKIPEAPSPMDTILDSNCPLSDELKDLRLETRRLLRLLSDKEREYQHLLKTSVQKRQEDIDAIRGRTPDDRLTASMSRAEVMDMVAWLETIPVDQHTIEKLVAHEFTLDCLLQIACRDDLMYCGIRGGMLCRMWAAITAYRKAHPDTFDQDGARR from the exons ATGTACACGACGGAGCGGAGGCGCATGAGCCTCCGGCGGGAACCCGCCGCCCTGCTGCAGGCGTCTGCGGGAAGTATGTGGCAAGACCCGCTGGCCATGGAGATGAGCGCCCGGAGCAGCGCCGCCAAGAACGGCGTCGTTTCGCCCCGGAGCCGCGGCCGCGCCGTGTCGGTGGCCTACATCGCCAACAACAGGGAGGACGAGGCGGACGTGGACGCCGTGGACGCGGCGACAGCGGCCAGTGCCCCGGCCGAGCGTCACTTGTCCCTGGCGTGTCTGAAGGAGGCGTGTGCCGACTCGCGGGCCTCGTTTCAAAGCATCCCCTTCGAGAGGATCTCCATGGCGACCACGGACGTCCTGGATAGCTTTTACAACGCAG ATGTGGCTGTGGTGGAGATGAACGACTCGTTCTGCCAAGCGTCCCTCTTTTATCACCTGGGTGTGAGGGAAAGTTTCAGCATGACCAACAACATCATCCTGTACTGTTATAAAGAGGATACAGATCTGCAGGCTGTCAAA GAGCAGTGTGGAAGCTACACGTTCGTGCCTTACGTGGTGTCGCCTCAGGGCAAAGCCTTTGCCTGCGACGGTACACTGATGACTGGCATCAAACAGTTGATGCAGACCACTTTCCAGTTGGATTCGCTTCTCACGCCATTGGCGGAGAGACTCACACATTTGCTCAACACCGTGGATGTGCAATCCAG CGAATACTTCCGAGAGTCCATTAGGCACGACATCCGCTTGGCAAGGGAGCGCTTCAGTGGTCAGGCCCTGAGCCAGGAGCTGAGTCGCATCCAGATGCGTCTGGACAGTGTGGAGCTTCTCACCCCTGATATCGTCATGAACCTGCTGCTGTCCTACAGGGACATTCAG GATTACGATGCTATGATCAAACTGGTGGAGATGCTGAACAACCTACCCATGTGTCTCGTGGCGAGACATCAAAATATCAAGTTTCACTATATTTTTGCTCTCAACAG GAGGAATCAACCAGGCGATCGTACCAAGGCTTTGGAGGAGGTCCTTCCCATTGTGCAATCAGAAGGCACGGTGGTGTCCGACGTCTACTGCCTGTGCGGTCGCATCTACAAAGACATTTTCATTAGCTCTGGCTTCAGAGACCAGCTCAGCAGAGATCAAGCCTGCTACTG GTATGGCAAAGCCTTTGAGGCAGAACCTACTCTTCATTCTGCTATCAACAACGTGGTCCTTCTGATGGCAGCCGGACACGAGTTTGATACGTCCATTGAGCTGCGCAAAAAAG GTGTGACTTTAAGTACTCTGTTGGGCCGGAAGGGCAGCCTGGAGAAGATGAAGAACTACTGGGATGTGGGTTTCTACCTGGGCGCTAACATCCTGGTCAACGCGCATAGGAAAGTCATCGAGGCTTCCGAGAAACTGTACAAGCTCAATGCTCCACTTTG GTATGTAGCATCTGTGATGGAGACGTATATTGTGTACCGGCAGTTTGCTAAGCCTCCCGAGGTGCGGTCTCCCAAACAGGACACCATGGACTTCTGGATGGAGCTTCTGTTGCAGTATTGTAAACCCAGCGTCTGCACAGACCGCTGCCCG GTGCTCATTTTGGAGCCCACTAAAGTCCTTCAGCCTGCTGTGGTGTCTGTGAGCGAGGGGAACAAAAGTCACACTGTCCAGCTGAAACACGTCACACCCTTCAAG AAAGGCTTACATCAGTGGACTTTCCCGGCCGCTGCAATCCGGGGAGTGAG CGTTTCAAAGATTGACGAGCGGAGCTGCTTCCTGTACGTGCACTACAATTCGGACGACTTCCAACTGTACTTCCCGTCAGAGCAGCACTGTAAAAA TTTCTGTGATCTGGTCAATTCTCTGCTTCAAAAAGCTGAGAACGCCTCCGAGGATTTGAATCATCACAGTGAAGGAATACTTGAG tatgTCTACGAGACCAACGAGAACGGCGACAAGGTGGTCCTCGGGAAAGGCACCTATGGCATCGTGTACGCCGGCAGGGACGTCAGCAACCAAGTGCGCATCGCCATCAAGGAGATCCCGGAGAAGGACAGCAC GTATTCCCAACCTCTCCACGAGGAGATCTGTTTACACAAGCGGCTGAAGCACAGGAACATCGTCCAGTACTTGGGCTCCATTAGTCAGGACAGTTTCATCAAGATCTTCATGGAAGAAGTACCAGGAG GAAGCCTGTCGTCCCTGCTACGGTCCAAGTGGGGCCCGCTGAAAGACAACGAGGCCACCGTCATCTTCTACACCAAGCAGATCCTCGAGGGGCTGAGATACCTTCACGACAACCAGATTGTCCACAGAGACATCAAG GGTGACAACGTGCTGATAAACACGTACAGCGGCGTTTTAAAGATCTCCGACTTCGGAACTTCCAAGAGGCTAGCGGGTATCAACCCCTGCACTGAAACCTTTGCCG GAACTCTCCAGTATATGGCACCCGAGATTATCGACCAGGGGCCCCGGGGGTACGGGAAGCCGGCTGACATCTGGTCCCTCGGGTGTACCATCATCGAAATGGCGACGGGCAAAACGCCCTTCCATGAGCTGGGGAGTCCTCAGGCAGCCATGTTCAAG GTTGGGATGTTTAAAATCCACCCCAAGGTTCCGGAGTGCATGTCAGCAGAAGCCAAGAGCTTCATCATGAACTGTTTCGAGCCCAATCCGGATGACCGGGCCACGGCAGCTGACCTGCTCAAGGACGCCTTCCTCAGGTCGTCCCCTCGGAAGAAGAGCAGAGCCCCGCAGGAGTGCGAACCAGAAGACTCCTCCGCTG GTGACTACCACCGCAGCCTGTCTGTGCCAGTCTCCATCCGAGTGGAGAACACAGACTCGGATTCCGTCGACCTGTCCTGCTCGCTGGACTTCAGGGGGACGCAGCTTTCCGTCTTTAAAGCCAACCATATCTCAGAGAGCCCCCCCGGCAATGGACGGTTCTTGCC AGTGCCGGAGGACTCCGCACTGGACATGAGCAGCCCAGCGTCCACAGGCGAGAACATGGGCTTGTTCATGCTGAGGAAAGACAGCGAGAGGAGGGCCACGCTGCACCGGGTGCTCACCGACGACGTCGCCAAGGTGGTGGCCAACATACTGGAAGCCTTGCCAGAG TTTGAGAGGTCATCGCTCACGTCAGACTACATCACCGAGCTCGTTTGCTGTCTACGGGACAACATCTGCTCGCCAGACAAGAAGCGGCTGACCGGCTGCCTGCGGGACCTCCGAGCCACGCTACTATCCGCCGCCATACCTCTCAACAGCCTGCAGGCGGTGCTGTTCAGCTTCCAGGACGCG gtgaagaaggtgttgaggcAAGAGCAGGTGAAGCCTCATTGGATGTTCGCGCTCGACAATCTTCTGAGGCAGGCCGTGCAGGACGCCATCACTGTGCTTCTTCCAG AACTGAAACTCCAGCTGCAGTCGTCCTTTGAGACCGAGGACAGGGCTCCTGAGGATGCGTCGGCCGAGACAAAGTCTGCCCACCAGGAGGCGACAGAACCCCAACGGCCCATGGACAAGATCCCGGAAGCGCCAAGCCCCATGGACACCATCCTGGACAGCAACTGCCCGCTCAGTGACGAACTGAAGGACCTCCGACTGGAGACCAGAAG ACTGCTGAGGCTGTTGAGTGACAAGGAGCGAGAGTACCAGCACCTACTGAAGACTTCAGTCCAGAAGAGGCAAGAGGACATTGATGCTATCAGAGGACGCACTCCAG ATGACAGGTTGACTGCATCCATGAGCCGTGCGGAGGTGATGGACATGGTTGCCTGGCTGGAGACCATCCCGGTAGACCAGCACACCATTGAGAAG TTGGTGGCTCACGAGTTCACGTTGGACTGTCTTCTGCAAATAGCCTGCAGGGACGACTTGATGTACTGTGGAATAAG GGGAGGCATGCTGTGTCGCATGTGGGCAGCCATTACGGCTTACAGGAAGGCTCACCCCGACACGTTTGACCAGGACGGTGCTCGACGTTAA